One segment of Clostridium botulinum DNA contains the following:
- a CDS encoding PrkA family serine protein kinase — MDFKEFIQIDREKNGKNKFSGTFLDYLELVKSDPDIAKLSHKRVYDMILKQGVEELKGDENPRIRKIYGNDVIRRYGFFKDEFYGIDKVIMKICNYFKSAAMKGEEVRQVLYLVGPVGAGKSSLVESIKNALEDCDPIYALEGCPMHEEPLHLIPKHLRPKFEEMLGVQIEGDLCPICKYRLSNEFKGKYEEFPVETTDFSVRSRKGIGVVPPVDPNNQDTSILNGSIDISKMDLYSEDDPRIFSLNGAFNVGNRGMVEFIEVFKNDVEYLHTIITATQEKSIPSPGKGSMLYFDGVILAHSNEAEWSKFKSDHTNEAILDRIVKIEVPYCLELDEEVKIYKKILNRSNFKAHIAPHTIEIAAMFAILSRLSQSAKVDPITKLKIYNGEEIVEKGSTKRIDILELREEAGQYEGMKGISTRFIIKVIDNALADSDYNCINPLSIMESLIRSVKEMDISADEKKMYLGFIQDTIRKEYNKVLEKEITKAFIVSFREQAESLFNNYIDNAEAFVNKNKIKDVSTGEELNPDEEFMRSIEEQIGVYDASAKGFRSDVTSYMFYVVRNGGKIDYTSYEPLKDAIEKKLIASVKDLSRIITKSKVRNEEQAEKYNSMVDEMKRNGYCLHCCDVILKYAANNLWKD; from the coding sequence ATGGACTTTAAAGAGTTTATACAAATAGATAGAGAAAAGAATGGTAAAAATAAATTTTCAGGAACTTTTTTAGATTATTTAGAATTGGTAAAGAGTGATCCTGATATTGCTAAATTATCACATAAAAGAGTTTATGACATGATTTTAAAACAAGGAGTAGAGGAATTAAAAGGTGATGAAAATCCTAGAATAAGAAAAATATATGGAAATGATGTAATAAGAAGATATGGTTTTTTTAAGGATGAGTTTTATGGTATTGATAAAGTAATTATGAAAATATGTAATTATTTTAAATCAGCAGCTATGAAAGGTGAAGAAGTAAGGCAAGTATTATATCTTGTAGGTCCAGTTGGAGCAGGGAAATCTTCATTGGTTGAAAGTATAAAAAATGCCCTTGAAGATTGTGATCCCATATATGCATTAGAGGGCTGTCCTATGCATGAAGAACCATTACATCTTATACCTAAGCATTTAAGACCTAAGTTTGAAGAAATGTTAGGTGTTCAAATTGAGGGAGATTTGTGCCCTATATGTAAATATAGATTAAGTAATGAGTTTAAAGGGAAATATGAAGAATTTCCAGTTGAAACAACGGATTTTTCAGTAAGATCTAGAAAGGGAATAGGTGTTGTACCACCAGTAGATCCTAATAATCAAGATACTTCTATTTTAAATGGATCTATTGATATATCTAAAATGGATTTATATTCTGAAGATGATCCAAGAATATTCTCATTAAATGGAGCATTTAATGTTGGTAATAGAGGCATGGTAGAGTTTATAGAAGTTTTTAAAAATGATGTTGAATACCTTCATACCATTATTACTGCAACACAAGAAAAATCAATACCTTCACCAGGAAAAGGCTCAATGCTTTATTTTGATGGAGTAATATTAGCGCATTCAAATGAAGCTGAATGGAGTAAGTTTAAATCAGATCATACCAATGAAGCTATTTTAGATAGAATAGTAAAAATAGAAGTTCCTTATTGTTTAGAATTAGATGAGGAAGTAAAGATATATAAGAAGATTTTAAATAGAAGTAATTTTAAAGCTCATATAGCACCTCATACTATTGAGATTGCTGCTATGTTTGCAATTTTATCAAGATTATCTCAATCAGCTAAAGTAGATCCAATAACTAAATTAAAGATTTATAATGGTGAAGAGATTGTAGAAAAGGGAAGTACCAAGAGAATTGATATATTGGAGTTAAGAGAAGAAGCTGGACAGTATGAAGGTATGAAAGGAATAAGTACTAGATTTATTATAAAGGTAATAGATAATGCTCTTGCTGACTCAGATTACAATTGTATAAATCCTTTAAGCATAATGGAAAGCTTAATAAGATCAGTTAAGGAAATGGATATATCAGCTGATGAAAAGAAAATGTATTTAGGATTTATTCAAGATACTATAAGAAAAGAATATAATAAAGTGTTAGAAAAGGAAATTACAAAGGCATTTATAGTTTCATTTAGAGAACAAGCAGAAAGCTTATTTAATAATTATATAGATAATGCAGAAGCTTTTGTAAATAAGAATAAGATTAAAGATGTATCTACTGGAGAAGAACTTAATCCAGATGAAGAATTTATGAGAAGTATTGAAGAACAAATAGGAGTTTATGATGCATCAGCCAAAGGATTTAGAAGTGATGTAACTTCATATATGTTCTATGTTGTTAGAAATGGTGGAAAGATTGATTATACTTCATATGAGCCACTTAAAGATGCAATAGAAAAGAAACTTATAGCTTCAGTTAAAGATTTGTCTAGAATTATAACAAAATCAAAAGTTAGAAATGAAGAGCAAGCAGAGAAGTATAATTCTATGGTAGATGAGATGAAACGAAATGGTTATTGTCTTCATTGTTGTGATGTAATATTAAAATATGCTGCTAATAACTTATGGAAGGATTAA
- a CDS encoding DUF4430 domain-containing protein: protein MKIKNKKILVSIIVILMAVVGLVGYKIYINSKAVQGMKQYKLIITDTENTFNDEFRIKTEETSLGKDLDNRDLIEAKEGPYGRFVTSVHGKVADEERQEWWQLIINGESSSVAVDDVMIHDGDEVRFILTTGW from the coding sequence ATGAAGATTAAAAATAAAAAAATACTAGTATCTATAATTGTAATTTTAATGGCTGTTGTTGGATTAGTAGGCTATAAAATATATATAAATAGTAAAGCTGTTCAAGGTATGAAACAATATAAACTTATAATTACGGATACAGAAAATACGTTTAATGATGAATTTCGAATTAAGACAGAAGAAACATCCCTTGGTAAGGATTTAGATAATAGAGATCTTATAGAAGCTAAAGAAGGTCCGTATGGAAGATTTGTTACTAGTGTACATGGAAAAGTAGCAGATGAAGAAAGACAAGAATGGTGGCAATTAATAATTAATGGAGAATCATCATCAGTTGCCGTTGATGATGTTATGATACATGATGGTGATGAAGTAAGATTTATATTAACGACTGGATGGTAA
- the recQ gene encoding DNA helicase RecQ, with protein sequence MDNKEKIFYLLKKYYGYSTLRRGQYEIISSILNGKDTFCLMPTGAGKSICYQIPALIFNGITIVISPLISLMKDQVDNLVESGIKAAYINSTQSLDEIKNILLEASINEYKIIYIAPERLESNIFRNMIKGLNISQIAIDEAHCVSQWGHDFRKSYLQISEFYKLLNNKPVISAFTATATKEVKDDAINLLGLLKPYIYIGDINRENLNLTVLKDIDKLEELKDIIRSHEEQSGIVYCASQKEVDTLYYYLSDLGYSVGKYHGGLKDEEKENFQEGFLYEKFNVMIATNAFGMGIDKSNIRFIVHFTIPQNIECYYQEVGRGGRDGEKCDCYLFYYESDIRRVEYIINKSSSFKTREIHLRKLQYIIDYCNLKECYRKYILNYFGNDRKLNYCNNCSNCLSDDELKDFTKESQMVLSTVFRTREKYGISVLIDILKGFKGPKIIQNNLDKVTTYGIMKEYGSSLIKDLINSLLNQGYVDLKEGTYSMLKLNQRSYKVLKNKEKVIFKILNKEESILNRELFEALKKWRKEKAFKENKKPYIIFSDTTLIDICNNKPDNVKKLLDIRGVGEKKINDYGEEILKIISTF encoded by the coding sequence TTGGATAATAAAGAGAAGATTTTTTATTTATTAAAAAAATATTATGGATATAGTACTTTGAGAAGAGGACAATACGAAATAATAAGTAGTATTCTTAATGGAAAAGATACTTTTTGCCTTATGCCTACGGGTGCAGGGAAATCAATTTGTTATCAAATACCAGCCTTGATTTTTAATGGTATAACTATTGTAATTTCACCTTTAATATCTTTAATGAAAGATCAAGTTGATAATCTTGTTGAAAGTGGTATAAAAGCAGCATACATAAACAGTACTCAAAGCCTTGATGAGATTAAAAATATATTATTAGAAGCTTCTATAAATGAATATAAAATAATATATATTGCACCAGAAAGATTAGAATCAAATATATTTAGAAATATGATAAAGGGTTTAAATATTTCTCAAATAGCTATTGATGAAGCTCATTGTGTATCTCAATGGGGTCACGATTTTAGAAAAAGCTATTTACAAATTTCAGAGTTTTATAAACTTTTAAATAATAAACCAGTAATTTCTGCATTTACAGCGACAGCAACAAAAGAGGTAAAAGATGATGCAATAAATCTTTTAGGATTACTTAAACCATACATATACATAGGTGATATTAATAGAGAAAATTTAAATTTAACTGTTTTAAAAGATATTGATAAATTAGAAGAATTAAAAGATATTATAAGAAGTCATGAAGAACAGTCAGGAATAGTGTATTGTGCTTCACAAAAAGAAGTAGATACTCTTTATTATTATTTAAGTGACTTAGGGTATAGTGTCGGAAAATATCACGGTGGGCTTAAAGATGAAGAAAAAGAAAATTTTCAAGAAGGATTTCTATATGAAAAATTTAATGTGATGATTGCAACTAATGCATTTGGAATGGGAATTGACAAGTCAAACATAAGATTTATAGTACATTTTACTATTCCTCAGAATATAGAATGTTATTATCAGGAAGTCGGAAGAGGCGGAAGAGATGGAGAAAAATGTGATTGTTATCTTTTCTATTATGAAAGTGATATAAGAAGAGTAGAATATATAATAAATAAGAGTTCATCTTTTAAAACACGAGAAATTCATCTTAGAAAATTACAGTATATAATTGATTATTGCAATTTAAAAGAATGTTATAGAAAATATATATTAAATTATTTTGGAAATGATAGAAAATTAAACTACTGTAATAATTGCAGCAATTGTTTGAGCGATGATGAGCTGAAAGACTTCACAAAGGAAAGTCAAATGGTTTTATCAACGGTTTTTAGAACAAGAGAAAAATACGGAATTTCAGTACTTATAGATATATTAAAAGGATTTAAGGGACCTAAAATAATACAAAATAATTTAGATAAAGTAACAACTTATGGAATAATGAAAGAATATGGAAGTTCATTGATTAAAGATTTGATTAATAGTTTATTAAATCAAGGATATGTGGATTTGAAAGAGGGAACATATTCGATGTTAAAGCTTAATCAACGTTCATATAAAGTCTTAAAAAACAAAGAAAAAGTTATATTTAAGATTTTAAATAAAGAAGAAAGTATTTTAAATAGAGAATTATTTGAAGCATTGAAAAAATGGAGAAAAGAAAAAGCTTTTAAAGAAAATAAAAAACCATACATAATTTTTTCAGATACAACTTTAATTGATATATGCAATAATAAACCTGATAATGTGAAAAAGCTATTAGATATTAGAGGTGTTGGTGAAAAGAAAATAAATGATTATGGAGAAGAAATATTAAAAATAATTTCTACATTTTAA
- a CDS encoding ABC transporter permease — MSNSFYFKLANTNLKKNGKTYFPYIVASICAVITFYTMKCMILNEGLNLMRGSDQLKMMLKFTSNVIAIFSIIFLFYTNSFLIKRRTKELGLYNVLGMEKKHIYKVIFFETLIVWAISIIIGLIGGIILGKLLFLILLNLIKFKVTLAFSISIPAIISTIKIFTLIFIAILIKNFIQVKISNPIELLKGGEKGERVPKTSKLLAISGAIELILGYGIAITVKSPVEAFQLFFIAVLLVMAGTYSTFSSGSIAILNLLKRNKNFFYKPSNFISVSSMIYRMKQNAIGLANICILSTAVILTVSTTVCLYVDQESSLKNRHPQDISISIDNGSKENIEHINHVIDEEIKYNNINLDNAIKFNYIDIMSVKNEDTFEIAQKDMNDFSKTCELELLTLDEYNIMENKETYLNDNEVLIFSQEGNFKNESVKLGQKEYRIKDELNSMKFVNKQDIAAIKGYYIVVKDSNILKSIYKDMSNEDLENTKYNILFNVSGDKNYIMNFCSDISSKVNEMYKGDFTSIYTDRENLYTINGGFLFIGVFLGLLFTMATVLIIYYKQISEGYEDSERFNIMQKVGMSKDEVKSTISKQILMVFFLPLITAVIHMAFAFKEMKKILSVFSISNTKILLQCTVGTIIVFTIVYILVYMLTAKTYYRIVQQED; from the coding sequence AATGAAATGTATGATATTAAATGAAGGCTTAAACCTTATGAGAGGTTCAGATCAGTTAAAAATGATGCTTAAGTTTACTTCAAATGTTATTGCGATATTTTCTATAATATTTTTATTTTATACTAATAGTTTTTTGATAAAGCGTAGAACAAAAGAATTAGGTCTTTATAATGTTCTTGGAATGGAAAAAAAACATATTTACAAGGTTATTTTTTTTGAAACATTAATAGTGTGGGCAATAAGTATAATAATAGGACTTATAGGCGGAATTATACTAGGAAAATTGTTATTTTTAATTTTACTTAATTTAATAAAATTTAAAGTAACACTAGCATTTTCTATATCTATACCAGCAATAATTTCTACAATAAAAATTTTTACATTAATTTTTATAGCTATATTAATTAAAAATTTTATCCAAGTTAAAATTTCTAACCCAATAGAATTATTAAAGGGCGGAGAAAAAGGAGAACGTGTACCTAAAACATCAAAACTATTAGCTATTTCAGGAGCAATTGAGTTGATTTTAGGTTATGGAATAGCGATTACGGTAAAATCTCCAGTAGAAGCATTTCAATTATTTTTTATAGCTGTACTTTTAGTTATGGCAGGAACATATAGCACTTTTAGCTCAGGAAGCATAGCAATTTTAAATTTACTGAAAAGAAATAAAAATTTTTTTTATAAACCAAGTAATTTTATTTCAGTTTCAAGCATGATATATCGTATGAAACAAAATGCTATAGGGCTTGCTAATATATGTATTCTTAGTACAGCTGTAATATTAACTGTATCTACAACTGTATGTTTATATGTTGATCAAGAATCTAGTCTTAAAAATAGGCATCCACAGGACATAAGTATATCTATAGATAATGGGAGTAAAGAAAATATAGAGCATATTAATCATGTAATAGATGAAGAAATAAAATATAATAATATAAATTTAGATAATGCAATAAAATTTAATTATATTGATATAATGTCAGTAAAAAATGAAGATACTTTTGAAATTGCACAAAAAGATATGAATGATTTCAGTAAAACATGTGAACTTGAATTATTAACTTTAGATGAATATAATATTATGGAAAATAAAGAAACTTATTTAAATGATAATGAAGTATTAATATTTTCCCAAGAAGGTAATTTTAAAAATGAAAGTGTAAAATTAGGACAAAAAGAATATAGAATAAAAGATGAACTTAATAGTATGAAATTTGTAAATAAACAAGATATAGCTGCAATAAAGGGGTATTATATTGTTGTAAAGGATAGTAATATTTTAAAAAGTATATATAAAGATATGTCTAATGAAGATTTAGAAAATACAAAATATAATATATTATTTAATGTTAGTGGAGATAAAAATTATATTATGAATTTTTGTAGCGATATAAGTAGTAAGGTTAATGAAATGTATAAAGGAGACTTTACTAGTATTTATACTGATAGAGAAAATTTGTATACAATTAATGGGGGATTTTTATTTATAGGTGTATTTTTAGGGTTATTATTTACAATGGCAACAGTTTTAATAATTTACTATAAACAAATTTCAGAAGGATATGAAGATAGTGAGAGATTTAATATAATGCAAAAGGTTGGAATGAGTAAAGATGAAGTAAAAAGTACTATAAGTAAACAAATACTAATGGTATTTTTCTTGCCACTTATAACAGCTGTAATTCATATGGCTTTTGCTTTTAAAGAAATGAAGAAAATATTATCTGTATTTTCAATAAGTAATACAAAAATACTTTTACAATGTACAGTAGGAACAATAATAGTTTTTACTATTGTGTATATATTGGTTTATATGTTAACAGCTAAAACTTATTATAGAATTGTTCAACAAGAGGATTAG